DNA sequence from the Streptomyces canus genome:
ACGGTGAGGGCACGGCCTGGTACGTCTCCACGCGCCTGGCCGCCCAGGGCCTTGACGCGCTGCTCGGCTGGGCCGCCGAGGACGCCCAGCTCCCCTCGCGCGCCGACCTGCCCCACGACGTCGAGGTGGTCCGGCGCAACGGAGAGTCCGGTTCCTACGTCTTCGTGATCAACCACACCGCGTCGGAGGCCAAGGTGCCCCTGGACGCGGCGGGCACCGAACTGCTGACCGGCGAACGTGCCGCGGGCCGCCTGGCCGTCCCGGCGGGCGCCGTCCGGGTCGTCCGGCTCGACGCCTGAACCGACTCCCCTCCGCCCGCGAGACCACGAGCCGCGGGCGGAGGGGGCCTCACCCCAGGGAGCGGCAAGCCCGCGGATTGGCCTCGCAGGCAGGCCCGCATGCGCTTGCGGTCGGGATTGGCCTCGCGGCTCGGCCCCGGGTCCCGGCTCTGCCTCGCGGACCGGATCGGCCGCAAGCCGGCGGACCGGCATCACGGCCCGGATCTGCCTCGGGTCCAGGATCAGGCCCCGAACCCCCGGACTGGCCCCGGGTCCAGGACCGGCCCCAAACCCTGAACCGGCCCCGGGTCCAGGATCAGGCCCCAAACCCCGAACCGGCCTCCGGTCCAGGACCGGCCCCGAACCCCGGAGGAAGCCCCGAACCCCGGCCCGGCCCAAAACCCCCGCCCGGCCCAAAACCCCGGACCCAGCCCCCAGCCCCCGGAGGCAGCCGCGTTTGGCCTCCCGACCGCCCTGAGTGCCAACAGCCCTTTTTCTCAGAGGAGTTCGATCTCGGACAAGCTCGGTGACTCCGGGACAGGGCGGCTTCGACTGCGGGACAGTGGACGCACCCAGAAGGAGGGCGGAGGGGACGAGATGCTGAGGATCCCGGCCGGCCAGCGGCGTCTGGACATCCTGGAGTGGCTGAAGGACCCGGCCGCGCACTTCCCGCCGCAGCGGCACGGCGACCCCGCCCGGGACGGAGTCACCGCCGACGCCGTCGCACGCAAGCTCGGTGTGCGCCGCTCGGTCGCGGAGACCCACCTCGGCCTGCTCATGGACATCGGCCTGCTGCGTACCAGGAGAATCCGGTGGCGCACGTACTACCGTCGCGACGAGATGCGCATCGCCGAGGTGGCGCGCATGTTCGAGAAGGGCTGGTAGCGACCCGCACCGGAAGGGCAGGCACCTGATGGACCGTTCCACCGCACTGACTCCCCGCCACTACGTCGCGATCGGCGGCCACGGCCCCGAGGACGTCGTAGCCGACGCCCGCGGCCGGGTCCTCACCGGAGTGGCGGACGGCCGCATCCTGCGCATCGACGGACTGACGGAACCGCTCGCCGCCCGCGTCGAGGTGCTCGCCGAGACCGGCGGCAGGCCGCTCGGCCTCGAACTCCTCCCGGACGGTGCCCTGTTGGTGTGCGACGCCGAACGCGGACTGCTGGGCGTCGACCTCGCCGACGGCACCGTACGCGTCATCGCCGACGAGGTGGCGGGGGAGCGGCTGCGGTTCGCCAGCAACGTGGTCGCGCTGTCCGACGGCAGCGTGTACTTCACCGTCTCCAGCCGTCGTTACCCCCTGGACCAGTGGATCGGCGACATCGTCGAACACACCGGCACCGGCAGCCTCCTGCGCCTGGCGCCCGGCGACGACACTCCCGAAGTCCTGTTGGAGGGGCTCCAGTTCGCCAACGGCCTCGCCGCGAGCGGCGACGAGTCCTTCCTGGTCGTCGCCGAGACGGGGGCCCGCCGGCTCACCCGTTACTGGCTCGACGGACCGCAGGCCGGACGCGCCGAACCCCTCGCCGAGAACCTGCCCGGCATGCCCGACAACATCTGGCGCGGCGGACCCGACGGCCCGATCTGGGTCTCGCTCGCCGGGCCCCGGGTACCGCCGCTCGACCTGCTCCACCGCGCCGCCCCACCGGTCCGCCGAGCCGCCGCCCGCATCGCCGTACGCGCCCCCTACCGCCCCACGGGCAGCATCGGCGTCCTCGCGGTCGACGACACGGGCGAGGTCGTCCACCACCTCGCCCGCAACCGTTCCCGCTTCCGCATGGTCACCAGCGTCTGCGAGGCCTCCGGCCACCTGGTCCTCGGCAGCCTCTGGGAGCGCGGCATCGCGCTGTGCGAGCCGCCCGCCGCGAAGTGACCCCGGCGGCGCCCCGGCGTTACCCTGGTCCTCGGTCGCGATCACCCTCGCGGCGCGGCGGTGGGGCCCGCCGTACCCGAACCGCGGCGAAGGCGCCGCCAACGGTCCCTACTTGCGGTGGAGCGCGCCCGTGTGCCGGGCCCCGGCGAGTAGGAGAGACACGACCATGACAGCCCCGGAGAGCCTCCGCGCCCCCGCCGGACCCGCGCGCCCGTCGCTCTGGCACGGTCAGGTGCCGGTCGTCGCGGTGGTCGCGCTGGGCGGCGCCCTCGGGGCCGCCGCCCGGTACGCCCTCTCCCTCCACTGGCCCACCCCGCCCGGCGGATTCCCCTGGGCGACCTTCTGGACCAACGTCGTCGGCTGTGCCGTCATCGGCGTGTTCATGGTCGTCATCACCGACGTGTGGGCCGCCCACCGCCTCGTCCGCCCCTTTTTCGGCACCGGCGTCCTGGGCGGCTTCACCACCTTCTCGACCTACGCAGTCGACATCCAGAAACTCGTCGATCGCGGCCGGCCCGCCACGGGCCTGGCCTATCTCGCCGCGACGCTGCTCGCGGCCCTCACCGCGGTGTGGCTCGCGTCCACAGCGACCCGTCGCGTCCTGAAGTGGAGGCAGCCATGACGAGGCTGACCGGCAGCGCCCTGCGCGTGACCGTCTACATCGGCGAGAACGACACCTGGCACCACAAGCCCCTCTACACCGAGATCGTGCACCGCGCCCACGCGGCGGGGCTCGCCGGGGCCAGCGTCTTCCGCGGCATCGAGGGTTTCGGTGCCTCCTCCCTGATCCACACCTCCCGGCTGCTGTCCCTCAGTGAGGACCTGCCGGTGGCCGTCGTGATCGTCGACACCGAGACCCGCGTACGGGAGTTCCTGCCGCAGCTCGACGAACTCATCACCGAGGGCCTGGTGACCCTCGACCCGTGCGAGGTGATCCGGTACGTCGGCCGCGACGGAACTCAGGACGCAAGCCAGGGCAGAACGGGCATGAAGGGTAAGAAGTCGTTGTGAACTGGATGCTGGTCGTCACGGGTGCCATGGTCGGTGCCCCGCTCCGCTATCTCACCGACCGCGCGGTGCAGTCCCGGCACGACTCGCTCTTCCCCTGGGGCACCTTCGCCGTCAATGTCACGGGCTGTCTGGTCCTCGGCCTGCTCACCGGGGCCGTGGCCGAAGGGGCTGGCGGATCCCACCTCCAGCTCCTCCTGGGCACCGGTCTGTGCGGGGCCCTGACGACGTACTCGACCTTCTCCTACGAGACCCTGCGGCTCAGCGAGACCGGGGCACGCTTCTACGCGGCGACCAACGTGGCCGCGAGCGTGGTGGCGGGTCTCGGGGCGGCCTTCGCGGGCGTGGCGCTGGCGCGGGCCGTGTGGGCGTAGGCCTCGACGCTTGTCCGCGTGTAGTAAGACTGTGCCCTCCGCACCTGCCTTCCCCTGAGAAGAACTGGATCCCATGAGCGTCATCAGCGTCGGTCAGGCCGTCGTCCTCGGAGCCGTCGAGGGGGTGACCGAGTTCCTGCCCGTCTCCTCCACCGGCCATCTGAAGATCGTCGAGGGTTTGATGAACATCCCCGTCGACGACGACGCCGTCGTCGGGTTCTCGGCCGTCATCCAGGTCGGCGCGATCGCCGCCGTGCTCGTGTACTTCTTCAAGGACATCGTGCGGATCGTCTCCGCGTGGGGGAGAGGGCTGGTCAACAAGGAGGAGCGCTACCACCACGACTACAAGTTCGCCTGGTGGGTGATCGCCGCGACCATCCCGATCGTCGTCGTCGGCCTGGCCGCCAAGCCGCTCATCGAGGGACCGCTCGCCTCCCTGTGGGTGGTCGCGGGCTCCCTGATCGTCGGCAGCGGGGTGATGTGGGCGGCGGACCAGATGGGGCGGCACAAGCGCGGTGAGGACGACACCTCGTTCAAGGACGCGATGCTGGTCGGCAGCTCGCAGATCCTCGCGCTGCTCTTCCCCGGCTTCTCCCGATCCGGCGCGACCATGTCCACGGCCCTGATCCTCGACCTGGACCGTGTGGCCGCCACCCGCCTGTCGTTCTTCCTCGGCATCCCCGCCCTCACCGGCGCCGGCATCTACGAGCTCAAGGACGCCCTCGGTGCGGGCGTGGGGGCGGCTCCGCTCGCCGTCGGCACGGGCGTCTCCTTCGTCGTCGCCTACGCCTCCATCGCCTGGCTGCTGAAGTTCGTGGCCAAGCATTCCTTCAACGCCTTCGTGGTCTACCGGCTCGTCGTGGGCCTGCTGCTCTTCGGCCTGCTGACCACGGGGACGCTCAGCAGCTGACCGCCAGGCGGGTGCGAGGCGGCTCCGGCTCCTCGCACCCTCGTCCGCCCGGCCCCTTGACAGCACCCTCTCGCCGCCCGGAGTATCTCTCCCGTGAACCTGTCAGACAGCCGGACAGCCAGTCAGCCTCCGCGGCGCATCAGCGCCATGGAGGCGGTGCTGGCGCATCTGCGTGACGCCATCGAGCGTGGGGAGTACGCCATCGGCGACAAGCTCCCCTCCGAGGCGGAGCTCTGCCGCACCCTGGAGATCAGCCGACCCGTCCTGCGTGAGGCCCTCAGGGCCCTGCAGACCATGGGCCTGACGGTCTCCAAGACCGGCAAGGGCACCTTCGTCGTGGCCAACGCGGTGGAGGACCCCACCTTCGGCGACTACGCGGCCAGCGACCTCCTGGAGGTGCGCCGCCACGTCGAGATCCCGGTCGCCGGGTACGCGGCCCGGCGTCGCACCCCGGAGAACCTGGACCACCTGGCCCACCTGCTGGACCGGATGGAACGGGAGACCGACACCACGGCGTGGGTCGCCATGGACACCCTCTTCCACCTCGCCGTGGCCGAGGCCGCCCAGAACCCGGTCTTCCGCCGGGTCATCGAGGAGATCCGGGACGCACTGGCGCGTCAGTCGGCGTTCCTCAACGAGCTGGGCGGGCGGCGGGAGCAGTCCAACCGCGAGCACCGCGCGATCGTCGAGGCGCTGATCGACGGTTCCGAGCACGACGCGGTGGAGGCCATGTCCCACCACCTCGACCGCGTAGAGACCACCCTCACCGACATCGTGCGTTCCCCGCGCACGGACAGTCCCACGGAAGGCGGACCCGAGGCGTGAGCGAGCAGTCACTGCACGACGGAGTGCAGAAACGTTCCGGCCATGTCGACGCCGGAGACGAGGGCTACAGCAAGTCCCTCAAGTCACGACACGTCAACATGATCGCCATCGGCGGCGCGATCGGCACCGGCCTCTTCCTGGGCGCCGGCGGCCGTCTGGCCGACGCCGGCCCCTCCCTGTTCATCGCCTACGCGGTCTGCGGAGTCTTCGCCTTCCTCGTCGTGCGGGCTCTCGGCGAACTCGTCCTGTACCGGCCCTCCTCCGGCGCCTTCGTGTCGTACGCCCGGGAGTTCCTCGGCGAGAAGGGCGCCTACGTCGCCGGCTGGATGTACTTCCTGAACTGGGCCACCACCGGCATCGCCGACATCACCGCCGTCGCCCTCTACACCCACTACTGGGGCATGTTCTCCGACATCCCGCAGTGGGTGATCGCGCTCATCGCGCTCGCGGTCGTCCTCACCGTCAACCTCATCTCGGTGAAGATGTTCGGCGAGCTGGAGTTCTGGTTCGCCATCATCAAGGTGGGCGCGCTCGTGGCGTTCATGCTGATCGGCATCTTCCTGCTGGCCACCCAGCACCCGATCGACGGCCACCACCCCGGCCCGTCCCTGATCACCGACAACGGCGGCGTCTTCCCCAGCGGCCTGCTGCCCATGCTCCTGATCATCCAGGGTGTCGTCTTCGCCTACGCCTCGGTCGAACTGGTCGGCGTCGCCGCGGGCGAGACCGAGAACCCCGAGAAGATCATGCCCAAGGCGATCAACTCGATCATGTGGCGCGTCGGCGTCTTCTACGTCGGCTCGGTCCTCCTGCTCTCGATGCTGCTGCCCTGGAACAAGTACAGCGCCGGCGAGAGCCCCTTCGTGACCGTCCTGTCCAACATCGGCATCCCGGCGGCCGGCGGTGTGATGAACCTCGTCGTCCTCACCGCGGCCATGTCCTCGCTCAACTCCGGCCTGTACAGCACCGGGCGCATCCTGCGCTCCATGGCGATGTCCGGCTCCGCCCCGAAGTTCACCGGCGTGATGAGCCGGAGCCAGGTCCCCTACGGCGGCATCCTGCTCACCAGCGGCATCTGTGTCCTCGGTGTCGGCCTCAACTACGTGGTCCCCGCCGACGCGTTCGAGATCGTGCTCAACTTCGCCGCCATCGGCATCCTCGCCACCTGGGGCATGATCATGGTCTGTCACCTGCTCTTCTGGCAGAAGACCGAGAAGGGTGACCTCACCCGCCCCGGCTACCGACTGCCGGGATCCCCGTGGACCGAACTCGTGACGCTGGCCTTCCTCGCCTCCGTCCTGGTCCTCATGTACGCCGACGGCGGCGCCGGCCGCACCACCGTGCTGTGCCTCCCGCTGATCGTCGCGGCCCTGATCGCCGGGTGGTTCGCCGTCCGGGGCAGGGTCTCCCGTACCTCCACCGAGAGCGAATCCACCGGCGCGTGATCGCTCGCGCGCATACCGAGCCCGAATCGACCGGCACGCACGCGTGACCCGCGTGACGTCCCCGGAGAAGCAGGAAGTGATGCACAGCAGTCCCGTCGCGGCCGCACCCCTGGTCCGTGAACCCCTCCACGCTCCCGTCGCCCACCTCATCCGCGGTGGGCTGATCGAGGGCACCCACTACGGTTCCGTCGTCGTCCTCGACGGCGACGGGGACGTCCGTTTCCAACTCGGTGACATCGAGGCCGCGTTCTACCCGCGGTCCGCGCTCAAGCCGGTCCAGGCCGTCGCCATGGTCCGGGCCGGGCTGCCGCTCGACGGCGAGCTCCTCTCGCTCACCGCGGCCAGCCACTCCGGCGAGGAACGCCACCTCGCCGGGGCTCGGCGGATCCTGGAGCTCGCGGGCGTGTCCGAGGACGCCCTGCGCAACGTCGAGGACATGCCGTTCGGCCCGGCCGTGAGGGACGCGTGGATCCGGGAGGGCCGCGCGCCCTCGCGGCTCGCGCAGAACTGCTCCGGCAAGCACGCGGCGATGCTGTACACGTGCGTGCTCAACGACTGGCCTCTCGAGGGGTACCTCGACCCCTCGCATCCGCTCCAGCAGGCGATCGCCGAGATCGTCGAGGACCTGACCGGGCAGCGGATCGCGCGGGTGACCGTCGACGGGTGCGGTGCGCCATTGTTCTCCGTCTCGCTGCACGGCCTCGCCCGGGCCGCGGCACGGATCACCTCGGCGGCTCCCGGTACCCCCGAGGCCCGGGTCGCCGACGCGATGCGGGAGCATGCCGAGATGGCGTCCGGGGCGGGGCGGGACGTGGCCGCGCTGATGAAGGCCGTGCCCGGACTGCTCGCGAAGGACGGGTTCGAGGGCGTTCAGGTCGCCGCGCTTCCGGATGGGCGCGCTGTCGCCGTGAAGATCTCCGACGGGGCGAATCGGGCGCGGGTGCCGGTTGCCGCGGCGGCGTTGGCGTGGGCCGGGGTGTCGCCGGATCTGCTCACGGAGTTCCGGGGGGAGGCGCTTCTTGGAGGCGGCCTTGAGGTCGGGTGTGTGCGGCCCGTTCGTTCGCTGGAGCCCGTTGGTGTCTCGGCTTGCGCCTGAGGATGTGCCGGATTGCTTTGAATGGCGGCTGACGGCCGGTAGTGGCTGGTCGCGCCGCGCGGCGGAGCCGCACATGGATACAGCCCCGCGCCCCCAAGAGATTCACCCTCACCCTCTCGGAAAGAGGAACCGAACCACATGAGCGTCGTCGTTACCCGCCGTGAGCACGACCTGCTCGGGGATCGTGATATTCCCGCCGATGTCTACTGGGGTGTCCACACCCTGCGTGCCACCGAGAACTTCCCCATCACCGGGACGCCGATCTCCGCCTACCCGCACCTCATCGACGCGCTCGCCGCCGTCAAGGAGGCAGCAGCTCTCGCCAATGAGGAGCTCGGGCTGCTGGAGCCCAGGAAGGCCGCCGCGATCGTCGAGGCCTGCCGGGAGATCCGGGACGGGAAGCTGCACGACCAGTTCGTGGTCGACGTGATCCAGGGCGGGGCGGGCACCTCGACCAACATGAACGCCAACGAGGTCGTCGCCAACCGGGCGTTGGAGCTGCTGGGGCACGAGAAGGGGCAGTACTCGTTCCTGCACCCCAACGAGGACGTCAACCTGGGCCAGTCGACCAATGACGTCTACCCGACCGCCGTCAAGACAGCGACGGTCTTCGCCGTGCATGGACTGCTCGAGGCGATGGCTGTACTGCAGGACGCGTTCGCCCGTAAGGCCGTGGAGTTCCGCGACGTGCTCAAGATGGGCCGTACACAGTTGCAGGACGCCGTCCCCATGACGCTGGGCCAGGAGTTCTCGGCCTATGCCGTCATGATTGACGAGGATCGGTCCCGTCTTGACGAGGCCGTCCAGCTGATCCACGAGATCAACCTGGGTGCCACGGCGATCGGGACCGGACTCAATGCTCCCGCCGGGTACGCCGAGTCGGCCCGGCGCCACCTGGCCGCCATCACGGGGCTGCCGCTGGTGACCGCGGCCAACCTGGTGGAGGCGACGCAGGACTGCGGTGCGTTCGTGCAGATGTCCGGTGTGCTCAAGCGGGTCGCGGTCAAGCTCTCCAAGAGCTGCAACGACCTGCGGCTGCTGTCGTCCGGGCCGCGCGCGGGCCTCGGCGAGATCAACCTGCCGCCGGTGCAGGCCGGTTCGTCGATCATGCCGGGGAAGGTCAACCCGGTGATCCCGGAGGTCGTCAACCAGGTCGCCTTCGAGGTGATCGGCAACGACGTGACCATCACGATGGCCGCGGAGGCGGGACAGCTCCAGCTCAACGCCTTCGAGCCGATCATCCTGCACTCCCTGTCGGAGTCGATCACCCACCTGCGCGCCGCCTGCCTCACCCTCGCCGAACGCTGCGTGGACGGCATCACCGCCAACACCGAGGCGCTGCGCCGGACGGTCGAGAACTCCATCGGCCTGGTCACCGCCCTCAACCCGCACATCGGGTACACGGCCGCCACCGACATCGCCAAGGAGGCCCTCGTCAGCGGCCGGGGAGTGGCCGAACTCGTCCTCGAGAAGGGCCTGCTGCCGGCCGAGCGCCTGGCGGACCTCCTGCGTCCGGAGGTACTCGCCGGCAGCGGCACGGCACAGGCGATCTGACGAGCGGCCTCCTCGCGCCGCGTGACACCGGTGTGCCGCGCCGCACCGACACGCGGCGCCGTCACACCCAGGGGTGAACCGCGCCGGGGGAGTGCACCCGTCACAACCGAATGCTGGCGGGAGAACGAGAGACGACGTCCCCTCGGCCGGTGCCGCTGATCGGCGCAGCCCGTGTCGCTATTCCCCGTAAAGTCTTATTAATACTCATATGGTGAATTGTGCGGCCTTCGAAACAGGCCGTCTCCTGTCCTGGTGAAAGACCCTGCACACTCTGCGCCGGGCGGAGCGATGGAATCCCTTCGGTGAGTCCAGGAGAATTTCATGCGTGTGGCCGTGACAGGTGGCGGCGGTTTTCTCGGTTCCCATCTATGCGAAGCACTCCTTCGGCGCGGCGACGAAGTCGTATGCCTCGACGACTTCTCGACCGGCGATCCGGCGAACATCGCCCCCTTTCTCGGAGATCCGGCTTTCGAACTCGTCCGCGGGGACGTCAGCCTTTCCGTGGAGGTGTCGGGCACCGTCGACGCAGTGGCCCACCTCGCCAGCCCCGCCTCGCCTCCCGACTACCTCGCCCGCCCGCTGGAGACGCTCGCCGTGGGCAGCAGAGGTACGGAGAACGCGCTGCAGCTCGCGGCGCGTCACTCCGCTCGCTTCGTGCTCGCCTCCACGAGCGAGGTGTACGGAGACCCCGAGGTACACCCTCAGGACGAGACGTACTGGGGCCACGTCAACCCCATCGGCCCGCGCAGCGTCTACGACGAGGCGAAAAGGTTCTCCGAAGCACTGACCCAGGCCTACCGGACGAACCGCGGAACGAACACGGGAATCGTGCGGATCTTCAACACCTATGGTCCGCGCATGCGCCCGCACGACGGCCGGGTCGTCTCCAGCTTCGTCGTCCAGGCACTCGCCCAGGAGCCGTTGACCGTCTACGGAGACGGAAAGCAGACCCGCAGTTTCTGCTACGTCGACGACCTGGTGCGCGGAATCGTCGCGATGCTCGACCACGACGAACCCGGACCGGTCAACCTCGGGAACCCCGTCGAACTGACGGTCCTGCAACTGGCGGAACTCGTTCTCGACCTCACGGGATCGCAGGCCGAGATCCAGTTCCACTCGCTGCCGGTCGACGACCCCACCCGCCGCCGGCCGACCATCGCCAGAGCCATGCAGCGCCTGGGCTGGAGCCCCGAAATCGGCATCGAGGACGGGCTGCGGCGAACGGTGGAATGGTTCGCCTCCCGGCCGGACGACATCGCCGCCGCGCTCTCCGCGATCCGGGGAGGTCAGCACGACGGCGTCGTCACGGCGGCCTCCTGCCGGGTCGGCGCGACCGTCGCCGCCGCGTCGTGACCCAGACGGATCACGGTGGCCGGACGCCCGGCACCGCCCTGGACGGTGCTGCGGGTGCGGCGCACACCGACGAGGCGATGCTGAGAACCCACCTGCGGACCCTGTCGGCGGGCAACGTCGTCGACATGCCCGCCGACGGACCGGTTTTCGGCAAACCGCGCAGAAGGCTCACGCCCGGACCCGCGTCCTGCATTCCGCTGCTGGGGCGCCTCGACCAGATGAAGGTGTCCCTGCTCGCGGTGGGCTGGTGGGCCGCCTTCGTCTGCTTCTGGGAGTGGTGGCTGCGTCCGGAACACCGGGCCGGCCTGGTGGGCTTCGCGGTGAACAGCGCCCTCCTGGTGTACCTGTCCGTGCTGCCGCTGTACTTCGTCGTCGTGATGGTACGGCTGCGCACCTTCGACCCCGCCGTCGAGGTGCCCCGGCTGCGGACCGCGTTCGTGGTGACCCGGGCCCCGTCGGAGCCCTGGGCGGTCGCCCGCACCACCCTGAGCGCGATGCTGCGCCAGGAATTCCCGCACCCCTACGACGTATGGCTGTGCGACGAGGACCCGAGCCAGGAGATCCTGGACTGGTGCGAGGCCAACGCCGTGCGCGTGTCCTGCCGCCGCGGTGCCGCGTCGTACCACCGCGACGTCTGGCCCCGCCGCACCCGGTGCAAGGAGGGCAACCTCGCGCACTTCTACGACCACTGGGGCTACTCCGACTACGACGTGGTCGCCCAGTTGGACGTCGACCACGTACCGCACCTCCGCTACCTGGGGGAAGTGGTCAGGCCGTTCGCCGATCCGGCCATCGGCTACGTCGCCGCACCCAGCGTGTGCGACGCCAACGCCCGCACCTCGTGGTCGGCACGCGGACGGCTGTACCGCGAGGCCACCTTCCACGGACCGATGCAACTGGGCCACTCCGACGGTCTGGCACCGCTGTGCATCGGTTCCCACTACGCCGTACGGACCCGTGCTCTCCAGGACATCGGCGGGCTCGGCCCCGAACTGGCCGAGGACTTCGCCACCACGTTCCTGCTGAACTCAGCGGGCTGGCACGGGGCGTTCGCCATCGACGCGGAGGCGCACGGCGACGGCCCCATCACCTTCGCCGCCATGGTGACTCAGGAGTTCCAGTGGTCGCGGAGCCTGGTGTTCATGCTGCTGGGCATGCTCCCGAAGCATTTGCGGCGCATGCCCGGCCGGCTGCGGATCCGCTTCGCCTTCGCCCTCTCCTACTATCCGCTGCTCGCGCTGACGACCACCGCCGGACTGCTGCTGCCGCCGATCGCCGCGGTCACCGGCCGGCCGTGGATCAACGTGAACTACGGCGCTTTCCTCCTGCACTTCTGGGCCATGTCGTTCTTCCTGATCCTGCTCACCCTGCTGCTGCGCAGACGCGGCCTGCTGCGGCCCGTCGACGCGCCGCTGCTGAGCTGGGAGGGCTGGCTGTTCGGGCTGACCCGCTGGCCGTGGGTCGCCTGGGGAGCCGCGGCCGCGCTGGTGCAGCGCCTGCGGCCGAGGAAGGTCGTCTTCACGGTGACGCCCAAGGTCCGTGACGGCATGGAGCCGTTGCCCCTGCGCGTGGTGCTCCCCTACCTCCTGATCACCGTCGTCCTGTCCGGTGCGGCCGTGGTCGGGCAGCTGACCGGACCCGCCATCGGCTATGTGTTCCTGTGTCTCCTCGGCTCGCTCTCCTACGCCTTGGTGACCCTCGCCGTCAGCGTGCTGCACATCCGTGAGACCGCGAGGTCCGCGGGCGTGGGCGCGCATCGGGCGCTGCGGACGGCGATGCTGCCGCTGGCCTCGGGTCTCGTCGCGCTCGTGCCGCTGGGTTTCGCGCTGCTGCTGTTCCCGACCTATGTGCGGGGCTTCCTATCGGGCTGATGCCGGTGGTCGCCCGGCGTCCCGCCCGCAACGTCCCCCTCCCTTGTGACGAAGAACGAGGTTCCCGATGTCCGAAACCGTCCTGGTGACCGGTGGCGCCGGCTTCATCGGCAGCCACACCTGCGTCGAACTGCTCGCCCACGGCTACGAAGTCGTCGTCGTCGACAACCACGTCAACAGCTCTCCCCACGCCTTGGAGCGCATCGCCAAGACCGCGGGCCGACCGCTCGCCGCCGCCTACCAGGTCGACGTGCGCGACCGGCCGGCTCTCGCGCAGGTGTTCGCCACCCATCAGGTGGACGCGGTCATCCATTTCGCGGCCCACAAGGCGGTCGGGGAGTCGGTGGCGCTGCCGGTCGAGTACTACGACACGAACGTGGGCGGCACCTGCGCCCTGCTGTCGGTCATGCACGAGCACGCCGTCCGACGGCTGGTCTTCTCCTCGTCGTGCTCCGTCTACGGCGACGCGCGGACCGTGCCCCTGACCGAGCGGAGCCCGGTGGCGCCCACGAACCCCTACGCCCGCACCAAGCTGACGTGCGAGCGGATCCTGGAGGACGTCTGCGCCCACCTGACGGACATGAAGGTGCTCGCCCTGCGCTACTTCAACCCGGTCGGAGCCCACCCCGGCGGGCTGCTCGGCGAGGACCCGCGGGGCGTCCCCGACAACGTCATGCCGTACGTCGCCCAGGTCGCCGTGGGCCGACGGGAGCGGCTGAGCGTCTTCGGGGACGACTACCCCACGCCGGACGGCACCGGAGTGCGGGACTACATCCACGTCATGGACGTCGCCGAGGGACACCGGGTGGCCCTCCAGCACCTGGACGACCGCACCGGCATGCGGGTGTTCAACCTGGGCACGGGCACCGGCACCTCCGTGCTGCAACTGGTCGCGGCCTTCGCCGAGGCGAGCGGCCGACCCATCCCCCACCAGGTCGTCGACCGCAGACCCGGCGACGTCGCCGAGCTCGTCGCCGACGCGAGCGCGGTGGCCGAGGCCTGGGACTGGACCACCACGCGTGACCTCGCCGCCATGTGCCGTGACGCCTGGCGGTTCCAGGAACTCAACCCCCACGGCTACGCCCGCTGACCCGTCGACTCGGCGGTCCCAAGACAGGAGTACTCCCATGCGGTTGACCGTCATCGGTACGGGCTACCTCGGAGCCGTGCACGCCGCGTGCATGGCGGACATCGGACACGACGTCCTCGGTGTCGACACCGACAGCGGGAAGATCGCGGCACTCGCGGCAGGCCGGGCGCCCTTCTTCGAACCCGGCCTGCCGGAGATCCTCATCAGGAACACCCGTGCCGGGCGGCTGCGTTTCACCACTTCCCTGCAGGAGGCCGCCGATTTCGCCGACGTGCACT
Encoded proteins:
- a CDS encoding glycosyltransferase, with the translated sequence MTQTDHGGRTPGTALDGAAGAAHTDEAMLRTHLRTLSAGNVVDMPADGPVFGKPRRRLTPGPASCIPLLGRLDQMKVSLLAVGWWAAFVCFWEWWLRPEHRAGLVGFAVNSALLVYLSVLPLYFVVVMVRLRTFDPAVEVPRLRTAFVVTRAPSEPWAVARTTLSAMLRQEFPHPYDVWLCDEDPSQEILDWCEANAVRVSCRRGAASYHRDVWPRRTRCKEGNLAHFYDHWGYSDYDVVAQLDVDHVPHLRYLGEVVRPFADPAIGYVAAPSVCDANARTSWSARGRLYREATFHGPMQLGHSDGLAPLCIGSHYAVRTRALQDIGGLGPELAEDFATTFLLNSAGWHGAFAIDAEAHGDGPITFAAMVTQEFQWSRSLVFMLLGMLPKHLRRMPGRLRIRFAFALSYYPLLALTTTAGLLLPPIAAVTGRPWINVNYGAFLLHFWAMSFFLILLTLLLRRRGLLRPVDAPLLSWEGWLFGLTRWPWVAWGAAAALVQRLRPRKVVFTVTPKVRDGMEPLPLRVVLPYLLITVVLSGAAVVGQLTGPAIGYVFLCLLGSLSYALVTLAVSVLHIRETARSAGVGAHRALRTAMLPLASGLVALVPLGFALLLFPTYVRGFLSG
- the galE gene encoding UDP-glucose 4-epimerase GalE; translation: MSETVLVTGGAGFIGSHTCVELLAHGYEVVVVDNHVNSSPHALERIAKTAGRPLAAAYQVDVRDRPALAQVFATHQVDAVIHFAAHKAVGESVALPVEYYDTNVGGTCALLSVMHEHAVRRLVFSSSCSVYGDARTVPLTERSPVAPTNPYARTKLTCERILEDVCAHLTDMKVLALRYFNPVGAHPGGLLGEDPRGVPDNVMPYVAQVAVGRRERLSVFGDDYPTPDGTGVRDYIHVMDVAEGHRVALQHLDDRTGMRVFNLGTGTGTSVLQLVAAFAEASGRPIPHQVVDRRPGDVAELVADASAVAEAWDWTTTRDLAAMCRDAWRFQELNPHGYAR